One window from the genome of Bacillus rossius redtenbacheri isolate Brsri chromosome 12, Brsri_v3, whole genome shotgun sequence encodes:
- the LOC134537973 gene encoding uncharacterized protein LOC134537973, translating to MWFAQVENQFAIAGITADSTKFHYVTVNLDSHYSTEMRDILTQPPAKGKYEKLRTELVKRLSASQARKTKQLLETEEMGDRRPSQFFRHLRGLAGTAIPDDLLRSLWLGRLPSPTQAILATQTNASLDALADLADAIADTNPQPQVAAVSSLEAMVD from the coding sequence ATGTGGTTCGCGCAAGTCGAAAACCAGTTCGCGATTGCAGGAATAACTGCAGACAGTACGAAATTTCATTACGTGACGGTCAACCTGGACTCCCATTATTCTACCGAGATGCGCGACATCCTCACTCAACCGCCAGCCAAGGGCAAATATGAGAAACTGAGAACAGAGCTGGTAAAGAGGCTAAGTGCTTCGCAAGCGAGAAAAACCAAGCAGCTGCTGGAGACCGAAGAGATGGGCGATCGGCGTCCATCCCAGTTCTTCCGACATCTCCGCGGCCTGGCGGGGACAGCTATCCCAGACGACCTCCTGCGATCATTATGGCTGGGTCGGCTCCCATCGCCTACCCAAGCGATCCTGGCCACGCAGACTAATGCATCATTGGATGCGTTGGCCGACCTGGCCGATGCCATTGCGGATACCAACCCTCAGCCGCAGGTGGCTGCAGTGTCCTCCCTGGAGGCGATGGTGGACTAG
- the LOC134537208 gene encoding cytochrome P450 4C1-like, with amino-acid sequence MVVPQSWAVWCVSAVVISLVSIAVRWCFHRSRYFQLGERVPGPAGVPLLGNTLQLVARREDILRYFKELRDRYGAVVRLWIGPILCVCVTDPKDIAVILSSSKTLNKPMFYKTLKVLFGDSLLTAESEDWKRYRNILDPAFRNHIIDSYVSTFHEKSQRLADLLEEHSAGEPINAADHIMPCALEMLSETSLSVPMDIQGKNHIHSAVENFPKVAEMASFVFFTPWLWFRWTFKCHRIYYNMIALVTPIRNFVTRIVNEKLDSYLHLKNKDTHNQKDINKPKKLGFLDQIVSTLVENPELLNEEELKDQTMFVIGAGTDTTAYTVATTLMLLGLHQDVQRKVLQEQEIIFGEDMSRSVTANDLKEMVYLEQVINETMRLYPVVPLVARRADEDVRVNSYTFPAGTIFVFPIYLVHRESDYFPNPDAFDPDRFSSENSASRPASSFIPFTYGRKTCIGKRYAYIAMKTMLSVLLRRYEVLECGSREYMECFGYNFFLKFQTGHKVKLGPRMK; translated from the coding sequence ATGGTGGTGCCGCAGTCGTGGGCTGTCTGGTGCGTCTCGGCAGTTGTCATCAGCCTGGTCAGCATCGCAGTGAGATGGTGCTTCCATCGAAGCCGCTACTTCCAACTGGGCGAGCGGGTACCCGGTCCTGCTGGAGTACCTCTTCTTGGCAACACTTTGCAATTGGTTGCGCGCAGGGAAGACATCTTGAGATACTTCAAAGAGCTGCGCGACCGCTATGGTGCGGTGGTTAGACTTTGGATTGGACCAATACTTTGTGTTTGCGTAACCGACCCCAAGGACATAGCAGTAATATTAAGTAGTAGCAAAACATTAAACAAGCCAATGTTTTACAAAACCCTTAAAGTTCTTTTCGGCGATTCGTTGCTTACTGCCGAAAGTGAAGATTGGAAGAGATACCGTAATATCTTAGACCCTGCCTTCAGAAACCATATCATCGACTCATACGTCAGCACGTTCCACGAGAAGAGCCAGCGGTTGGCAGACCTGCTGGAGGAGCACAGCGCGGGAGAGCCAATCAACGCGGCGGACCACATCATGCCCTGCGCTCTGGAGATGCTCTCTGAGACGAGTCTGAGCGTGCCGATGGACATCCAAGGTAAAAACCACATTCACAGTGCTGTTGAAAACTTTCCCAAAGTTGCTGAAATGGcttcttttgtttttttcacACCTTGGCTGTGGTTTAGGTGGACTTTCAAGTGCCATCGAATTTATTATAATATGATTGCATTAGTCACGCCCATTCGTAATTTTGTGACTCGTATAGTCAATGAAAAGCTGGATTCATATCTTCACTTAAAAAATAAGGACACTCATAATCAGAAAGACATTAACAAACCGAAGAAACTTGGGTTCCTGGATCAAATAGTATCAACTTTGGTAGAAAATCCAGAACTATTAAACGAAGAGGAACTAAAGGACCAGACCATGTTCGTTATCGGAGCTGGCACAGACACTACAGCCTACACTGTAGCCACAACCTTGATGCTGCTGGGATTACATCAAGATGTGCAGAGAAAAGTCTTACAAGAGCAGGAAATTATCTTCGGTGAAGATATGAGCCGATCCGTCACGGCAAATGATCTGAAGGAGATGGTGTATCTGGAACAAGTGATCAATGAAACTATGAGGCTTTATCCCGTGGTCCCACTTGTAGCGAGGAGGGCTGACGAAGATGTTCGTGTTAACAGCTACACTTTTCCAGCGGGCACTATTTTTGTTTTCCCAATTTATCTGGTGCACAGGGAGTCAGATTATTTCCCAAACCCGGACGCATTCGATCCTGACAGGTTCAGCAGTGAGAATAGTGCCAGCCGCCCTGCTTCTTCATTTATTCCGTTCACTTACGGTCGCAAGACGTGCATTGGCAAGCGATATGCTTACATAGCAATGAAGACCATGTTGTCAGTGCTGCTGAGAAGATACGAAGTTCTGGAATGTGGCTCCAGAGAATACATGGAGTGTTTTGgatataattttttcttgaaatttcaAACTGGCCATAAAGTTAAGCTGGGACCGAGGATGAAGTGA